The genomic window CTTGCCTCAGGAGACAGTGCTCTGACCCAGGGGCAGCACAAtcgtggaaaattgctttatttttccaagtctcatctttccatctgtaaaatggctatAACTCCCACCTGACAGTCTTGTCAGGAAGATTTGAGGAAATCACCTCTTTAAAATGTACAAGGTCCAGGACACAATCAATGTTTCATCTCTGCtagtttccttctccttttctccctGGCAAGAAACTTTCTCATTTACTCTAGTTctgcacagtggttaagaatcctgactctggagtcagactacCTGGTTTTCAAGCCcaattctgccacttactagctgtgtgacctcaggcaaataACTTGCCCTCTCAGtctctgttttcccttttgtgAAATGGAGATTATAATAATAGTAAGTGCTTTGTAaaggttgttgtgaggaataaattaATACACGTTGGGGGCTCAGAGCAGCCCCTGCTGGGGCAGCCATGGTCTAGATGCTAGCTATCAGTAGACTTTGCACCCCAAGTTTCTTGACACATGCCTGGTACCTGgcagatgctcaataaagattttttgaatgaataaatgaagagataagGCAACCCCATGATGCAAGGGAACACCAAGATAGGAAATCACTGAACACCAATCTGTGAGGAGCTAAACCACCCAGCAGATTAAGTACCTCTCCCGAATAAACCCGGATAATCCCCACACCAAGAGTTAATCCACACTCCTCAGGTCACTCTGGGTGACTACCCCATATCCCCTCTTCCCACCTGACACTCTCCCCCATCTCTCGACTTAATCAAAGGTGGGAAAGGACAGCAGGCATATgggtgggagaagggagaagcCCTAGAACACTACAATAAGGCCAgggcaggagagggcagggctgggcactGGCTGCCCCAGGGATTAAAGGATGAAGTGGAGCCAGCAGACAGCCTGGGTCTCGGAAGAGATTCGAGGATGGGGCAGGCTGAGGACCAATGACCACAAGCAGCAGGGAGGGCCTTTGGAGGCAGGGCCAGGGTTCTTGTATCATCCCTCCAGCCAGCCAGCGGCCAGGCCCCTGCAGGGGCAAGGCTCTGCTCAGCCTCCAAGCCCCGCCCTCCTTGACCTGGAAGCTGAGGGCAAACCAGATTCTGGCAGCTGCTGCCCTCTCGTGGCCACTCCATAGAGGTGCAATGTTCCGTCCGTCAACCTGAAGGTTTGCAGACCCAGACACCCCTGGAGGTGCCCAGAGGCCTGGCAGGCCCTTGGAGGAAATCGGCCTCCCCAGGCCTAATCTGCGCATAGCTCAAGCTAATCCCCTGTGAGATTATCGTGCTACCTGAGGTCCACACCTTCACTCCCACTGTTTTCTACTTCCCACGAAGGCCTGCTTCCACCTCCTCCTGACTGCTTTGTTAGACTGTCCCCTTCCAGGGCTGTCCCCCAACTCTCCTATCTCTGAGGTCCCCAGGAGCTTTCCATGACAGTATTTTCCACACCACAACTATCTGTCAATGGCCATCTGGCCCTGTGGTCTCAGGCCTTTCAGCACTGGTCCTAGGCCCTGACTGGCCTGTGGCGGGCTGTTTAATAACATGTGCTGTGAGGACAAGGACTACAAACCAGAAGAGATGGAGCacttttatgaatttatttatcaAAACTTCCACAAACCTAGCCTCATTCACCAACACAAACCGTACAATCAGCAACCTCCCcaaccccccccacacacaggccTTGGAAAAGGCTGTCAAGTACTTTAAAGGACAGGAAGGAAGTAACACAGCTGGGTGACCTTTGGGTTTCATTTTCCAGGGGTCTGGGGAGGGCTCTGGTCCCACATCTGGGAAGGTAGAGGGACGAGGAAGGCAATAAATAGAACCGTAAGCCCAGCCTGCTTTGGTACATCGTGGGTGCGGCCCTGCATGTGGCCAGGAACCGTCAGCAAGAGCCAGGAGGGCCAGGAGGGCTGCTGGTACAGCCAGAGGTCCCTAGGAAGGGCCCCAGCGCCCCGCAGGGCAGGAGGTAAGACCCGGCCTGGCTCCGCAGACCCTAGCTGTCCATGTCTGAGGGTGCGGTCTTTTTTCTTGTCCGAACCTTCAGGGAGCGTGAGGTGCCCTGTCGGGGGAGAGAAGGCAGGCACATTGTGAACAGTCGGGGCTGCGGCGGCGGTAAGGACAGCCCCCCCTCCCTCGTGCCTGCCTCACCACCGACCTCCCGGGCCAGAGGCTTCCTCTTGATCACACGCAGGCTCTGGCTGCGGCCCAGCGGCTTCTCTCGGGGCCGGGCTGGTGGCTGGGGGACCACTTCCGTGTCGGACCAACACTCATTATCAGTGTCACTGTCTCGCAAGCCCCCTGCCCGGTACCCTGTGTGGAGGAGAAGGAGCCAGGAGGCAAAGCTAGGCATTGACACAGTCTGAGGGCTGGGGGCAGGCTGAGCCAGGCTTTCCTCCAGCCCCAGGGGAGGAAGCCATTCCTCTCTCTGGGGGGCACTGTTTCAGGTCCCTCTGCCCACTCACCGATAGGTGGCCTGCGGTGGGGTACCTGGTCCTCCAGGTAGAGGGGATCCTGGTAGGTGGGGGCAGGGCCATCGGGGATGGTACGCAGGTCCTGCATGGAGAAGCTCCGCAGCTTCCCGGCCAGTGCACCCTGACTCTGCAAGGGAGCAGGAGCCGCTGCACCACCTGATGGAGGGGGCAGGGCTTCGGGCAGAAGGGGCCTCAGGCAGGGGAGCTGCCCAGGGAAATAAAGGCTGACCTGAGAGCAATCCCTGGGGCACAGGCCCAAAGGCAACATGGCAACCCTTCTAGTCCTGTGCCGGGGCGCCAACAGCAAGGTTGGGCCCAGAGACAAGGAGCCGCGGCTACAGTCAATGTTAGAGCGAGAAAGTCTGAACTTCAGCTCCATGCTCCCGCCAACACCCCAACCTGTCACCTCTCACCCTGGCTCCCTGGAATGGACAGCTGCTATCCCTTGGCTCCCTGACTGAGAGCTGGACCTGCCCAAAGGGCCCTGGGGATGGGGGTAGGGCTGTTGGAAGGCTGGGGCCCAGGGCACCTTGGTAGCAGCCTGCACAGCAGCAGAGGCGGCAATGTTGAGGCCCCGCTTCCCAAAGCTGAGCACTGTCTCGTAGCTGCGCTCCTTGGCTTGCACGATGTAGGTGTCGATTTCCTGCAGATGGTATGTTGGGGAGGAAAGCTCAGGCGGACCGCCCGGGTCACTCCTGTACGGACCCGGAGAAACCACTGGGAGTCACGGCTCCTGGTCCACCCCATCCACAGAGCAAAGGGCtccccacccactcacccattCTTCCACCTCAATGATCCACCACGCTCCAggctccccacaccatccccaaACCAGCTTCCAGATGGTGTTTTACACCCTCCAAAGATCATTCACCTGTGTACCCATTTGATTAgcccagaagaggaagaaggcaagGCTCTGTCAAGGTCCCACAGTTCAACAGCAGCAGGACTGGGATTAGAGCCCAGATGTTCCCCAGCGTCTCAAGCCCCAAATCCAGGGCTCCTCCCCTTGCACCCACCCCTACACtgcccaccctgcctccccctgGGGTACCTTCTCATGGCGAGACAAGGATGGGTGGACAAACTTTCGGTAAAGCATGCTGGCCCCCCTGGTGTAGGGCGAAAGCAGCCACAGCACAAACGCCATCTTGATCTCGTAGTAGAAAGGGAACCTGTGAGAGCAGAGGGGCAAGGTCCACCAGGGAGCCAGGCCAGGGAGAGCCAGCCCCTCCCCGCAGCCCACAGAACTGGTGCCCGTACCAGGAAATAAAGATGTCTGTGAAGGTCTCCACCGCCATGAAGAGTGCAAAGACGATCCAGTACATCATCCATCGGACCTggatagggtggggtggggggagagatcAGAAGCCAGAAGCTGAACCGGCAATACCAACTCCCCTGTCCTGGGCTGACCCAGTCCATAGATTCCAGAAAGCCCTTCCCACTGCATTCCCCTGGCACTTGGCTGGCCTTACAGAATTGCCTCTGAGAAACTGCCACTCATTCCTGTACCCACCCTCAATCAGCTTCACCCACAAGATCTTACAAAGAACCTCAACAGCCCACCCTCCACCCACGCCCATGCTGCTTCAGGATATACCACCAGATTATACCCCTGAAAAAGAGGGAGCCCAGCTTGGACCCCACATACCTCGCCAAATCCTACCACACCCCTCACATGAGCTGAGCCCTCCTGCCCATCCCCACACTCACATATTCACGAATGTTCTTGGTCTTCACAGCCTTGTAGGAAGCATAAGCTGGGTACAGCATCCCAAACACCAGCCTGAAGAGCAGCCCCCAAAACAGAGGAGAAGTGTGAGGGGCACCATTCCCCACACCCCTGCCAGGTGGCTGCCTCCCCCCCGACCCAGGTTCAAGGCAGCAGTACCTGCCCTGTTCTTCCAGCTTGGCTTGCACAACCTGTGCCTGAGTCAGTGCCCTGGAGGCCACCTCCCTACCCTGCTGTTTACAAACACCCCAAGCCTGCTCAGGCCTGCAAAAGTGGCCCATGGGTGCATGATGCAGGGAGAGCACAAGGTGGGTGGGAAGCAGGCTTCGGAGCTGTGAGAACACCAGGCTGATTCCACCAGGCTGATTCCTCCCCTGGACGTGTCATCAGGCGCAGGGCCATCAGATCCGGCAGTGCCAGGTGGCAGACAGAGATATTTCAGCCAGGTGCTGGAGTACCCAAAGGTGACAAGTAGGATTGAGTGGGGAGGCTGAGGCCAGGGTGGTGAGTCACGTGAATGACTACTCAGTTGGGAAGCGCCCACAACGTGCCACATCTTGTGTCTGCCAAGGGGCTGCTGGCCGGCCTGTGGTCCTCTCTCTCCCAcgcacctgcctgcaatgcctgTCTGACTGCAAGGGGTTTCGCCTGGCCGTCAGCCAAGTAGGCTTGAGGGTGGGGGTACCAGCACgcgctccccccccccccgccccccgcatgCCTTGTGCAGGTCCACAAATCCGTTAACCCTTGCAGTGAATGTTGGAAGGAGGGGAAAGGTGTAAGGGAGCTCAGAAAGCCCCCTTTCCACCTGACATTCCCAGTTTCCGCCCCAGGGGCAGGttgaaacccagggacagagggagtATTAGAACGGCCATACTCACACCACCAGGCGACAGATCATCCACGACACCATTCTGCAGCCTTGGGAAGGATGGGAGATCCCTCCAGGAAGACGCCCAGAGGGACGCTCACGCCACGGTGGAGGTGTAGGAACCACAGGGGCGCTAGGCTTGCCCCTTTGTGGAGGCGAAGCCCGCCGCTCACTAACTCCGCGGTGCGGAAAGCCTGAGGAAAGGGGAGATGAGCGGGCCGGGGCAGGCAGGACCGACTCGGGAGCCGGTACCCGCCAGCGCGCTCTTCCGCCCCGCCGAGCCGCTCTGACAGTTACAGCTCTGACCCGCACTTCCTGCTCCGGAGAACGAAGCGTTCGGCCCTTGCCAGGGGCGCTGCAGGTCCCGGGCCAGGGGTGGCTGGTCTCAACCTGCGCTCGTGCGGGTCCCCGGGATCTCAGTGCGCCGGGCCACCGGCACCGGCTTCGGGGCGGAGTTTGCAACTCACTTGAAAGTTGCACGGAACTGGGCGCTGCCCAACCCCAGGTCTCCGGCGCGGGGCGCAGGCGCAGAGAGGCTCCGGAGGGGGCGGGGCGAGGTCAGGGAGGCGAGAGGCCTGCCCCTTAAA from Bos indicus x Bos taurus breed Angus x Brahman F1 hybrid chromosome 8, Bos_hybrid_MaternalHap_v2.0, whole genome shotgun sequence includes these protein-coding regions:
- the REEP4 gene encoding receptor expression-enhancing protein 4 isoform X5, with protein sequence MVSWMICRLVVLVFGMLYPAYASYKAVKTKNIREYVRWMMYWIVFALFMAVETFTDIFISWFPFYYEIKMAFVLWLLSPYTRGASMLYRKFVHPSLSRHEKEIDTYIVQAKERSYETVLSFGKRGLNIAASAAVQAATKSQGALAGKLRSFSMQDLRTIPDGPAPTYQDPLYLEDQVPHRRPPIGYRAGGLRDSDTDNECWSDTEVVPQPPARPREKPLGRSQSLRVIKRKPLAREGTSRSLKVRTRKKTAPSDMDS
- the REEP4 gene encoding receptor expression-enhancing protein 4 isoform X2, with translation MGHFCRPEQAWGVCKQQGREVASRALTQAQVVQAKLEEQGRLVFGMLYPAYASYKAVKTKNIREYVRWMMYWIVFALFMAVETFTDIFISWFPFYYEIKMAFVLWLLSPYTRGASMLYRKFVHPSLSRHEKEIDTYIVQAKERSYETVLSFGKRGLNIAASAAVQAATKSQGALAGKLRSFSMQDLRTIPDGPAPTYQDPLYLEDQVPHRRPPIGYRAGGLRDSDTDNECWSDTEVVPQPPARPREKPLGRSQSLRVIKRKPLAREGTSRSLKVRTRKKTAPSDMDS
- the REEP4 gene encoding receptor expression-enhancing protein 4 isoform X4, which produces MGHFCRPEQAWGVCKQQGREVASRALTQAQVVQAKLEEQGRLVFGMLYPAYASYKAVKTKNIREYVRWMMYWIVFALFMAVETFTDIFISWFPFYYEIKMAFVLWLLSPYTRGASMLYRKFVHPSLSRHEKEIDTYIVQAKERSYETVLSFGKRGLNIAASAAVQAATKVVQRLLLPCRVRVHWPGSCGASPCRTCVPSPMALPPPTRIPSTWRTRYPTAGHLSGTGQGACETVTLIMSVGPTRKWSPSHQPGPERSRWAAARACV
- the REEP4 gene encoding receptor expression-enhancing protein 4 isoform X1, which encodes MGHFCRPEQAWGVCKQQGREVASRALTQAQVVQAKLEEQGRLVFGMLYPAYASYKAVKTKNIREYVRWMMYWIVFALFMAVETFTDIFISWFPFYYEIKMAFVLWLLSPYTRGASMLYRKFVHPSLSRHEKEIDTYIVQAKERSYETVLSFGKRGLNIAASAAVQAATKSQGALAGKLRSFSMQDLRTIPDGPAPTYQDPLYLEDQVPHRRPPIGEWAEGPETVPPRERNGFLPWGWRKAWLSLPPALRLCQCLALPPGSFSSTQGTGQGACETVTLIMSVGPTRKWSPSHQPGPERSRWAAARACV
- the REEP4 gene encoding receptor expression-enhancing protein 4 isoform X3; this translates as MVSWMICRLVVLVFGMLYPAYASYKAVKTKNIREYVRWMMYWIVFALFMAVETFTDIFISWFPFYYEIKMAFVLWLLSPYTRGASMLYRKFVHPSLSRHEKEIDTYIVQAKERSYETVLSFGKRGLNIAASAAVQAATKSQGALAGKLRSFSMQDLRTIPDGPAPTYQDPLYLEDQVPHRRPPIGEWAEGPETVPPRERNGFLPWGWRKAWLSLPPALRLCQCLALPPGSFSSTQGTGQGACETVTLIMSVGPTRKWSPSHQPGPERSRWAAARACV